Proteins encoded within one genomic window of Cucumis sativus cultivar 9930 chromosome 3, Cucumber_9930_V3, whole genome shotgun sequence:
- the LOC101220008 gene encoding protein transport protein Sec61 subunit beta produces the protein MALGGGGPQRGSAAATASMRRRRTTSSGTSGGAAGTMLQFYTDDAPGLKISPNVVLVMSIGFIAFVAVLHVMGKLYFVRREA, from the coding sequence ATGGCTTTAGGTGGAGGAGGTCCCCAGAGAGGAAGTGCGGCAGCTACTGCCAGCATGCGCAGGAGAAGAACAACAAGTTCTGGTACATCTGGAGGGGCAGCTGGAACGATGCTGCAGTTTTACACGGATGATGCTCCTGGACTCAAGATATCCCCGAATGTTGTTCTCGTCATGAGCATTGGTTTCATTGCTTTTGTTGCTGTTCTCCATGTTATGGGTAAGCTGTACTTCGTGCGAAGAGAAGCCTAG